One Mucilaginibacter ginkgonis genomic region harbors:
- a CDS encoding ABC transporter permease, whose translation MGFYLTAILQALCLSGLVLGIYISMKIFNIPDITTDGSYTLGGSVTAAMLSHQQSLWVTILVVLVAGAVAGALTGLIHTKLKINALLAGILVMTGLYSINLTILGRSNVPLIGTASIFELIHLKIDSNVNSLIMLIVIGITLMATIGYLLKTDFGIAMRATGNSEQMIKALGVSTDRMKIIGLAVANVLTALSGFMMTQLQGYADINMGIGIVITGLGSVIIAETLINWLRINAINTVLKLVIVGAVIFQLVLALTLAIGVDANLLKLVTAVFVLLIVGLPRLTLSARND comes from the coding sequence ATGGGGTTTTATCTGACGGCTATATTACAGGCGTTGTGCCTATCCGGACTGGTGCTGGGTATCTATATTTCCATGAAGATCTTCAACATCCCGGATATTACTACCGATGGCAGTTATACATTAGGAGGGTCAGTTACGGCCGCAATGCTTAGCCATCAGCAATCATTGTGGGTTACAATACTAGTGGTTTTGGTAGCGGGGGCGGTAGCCGGAGCACTAACAGGCCTCATTCATACCAAATTAAAAATCAACGCTTTGCTTGCGGGAATTTTGGTCATGACCGGTTTATATTCCATTAACCTGACCATCCTCGGACGCTCCAATGTGCCCTTGATCGGTACAGCATCGATTTTTGAACTTATCCACTTAAAGATTGACAGCAATGTAAACAGCCTGATCATGTTGATAGTTATAGGTATTACACTGATGGCAACGATTGGCTATCTCCTCAAAACAGATTTCGGTATCGCCATGCGCGCCACAGGAAATAGCGAGCAGATGATCAAAGCCCTGGGCGTAAGTACCGACCGCATGAAAATAATCGGCCTGGCTGTCGCTAATGTGCTTACCGCCTTAAGCGGTTTCATGATGACGCAACTGCAGGGTTATGCGGACATTAACATGGGCATTGGTATTGTCATTACGGGTTTAGGATCTGTGATCATTGCAGAAACACTGATCAACTGGTTAAGAATAAATGCTATCAACACTGTTTTAAAATTAGTAATTGTTGGTGCGGTAATATTTCAATTGGTTTTAGCACTCACGTTAGCTATTGGAGTAGATGCCAATTTGTTAAAATTAGTAACTGCTGTTTTTGTCTTGCTCATCGTGGGTTTGCCGCGTTTGACTTTATCCGCCCGCAATGATTGA
- a CDS encoding ABC transporter ATP-binding protein: MIEINNLVKTYNKGLDTEVLALQDINLNISDGQFLVIVGANGSGKSTLLNAIAGSVLPTSGEILFDGQAVTKLRDFERSRWIARIFQNPLSGTAPGLSIIDNFRLAALRTKPKGLTVGIDSTFRKLVQEKVSVLGLGLENKPDALMETLSGGQRQALTLLMSTMDECKILLLDEPTAALDPRSADIVMRTADKIIQSLNLTAILVTHNLKEAFTYGNRIIQMAEGRIIKDFDQDCKQQLKQADLFEWFS; this comes from the coding sequence ATGATTGAGATAAATAACCTTGTAAAAACCTACAATAAAGGTTTGGACACAGAAGTACTTGCATTGCAAGATATCAATCTCAACATCTCAGACGGACAATTTTTAGTCATTGTCGGGGCAAACGGATCTGGTAAGTCAACTTTACTCAATGCTATTGCAGGCAGTGTTTTGCCAACATCAGGCGAGATATTATTTGATGGACAAGCAGTAACCAAACTTAGAGACTTTGAGCGCAGCAGGTGGATAGCACGTATATTTCAAAACCCTCTAAGTGGCACTGCCCCGGGCCTTAGCATTATTGACAATTTTAGGCTGGCTGCGTTACGAACTAAACCGAAAGGCCTGACCGTAGGCATTGACAGTACCTTCAGAAAATTAGTACAAGAAAAGGTTTCTGTACTTGGCCTTGGCCTGGAAAACAAACCGGATGCGTTAATGGAAACATTGTCTGGCGGGCAGCGGCAGGCGCTTACCTTACTGATGAGCACTATGGATGAGTGCAAAATATTATTGTTGGATGAGCCAACCGCGGCTCTCGATCCAAGGTCAGCAGATATTGTTATGCGCACTGCTGATAAGATCATTCAAAGCCTAAACCTCACGGCCATATTGGTGACCCATAATCTTAAAGAGGCATTTACTTACGGCAACCGCATTATACAAATGGCAGAAGGAAGAATAATAAAAGACTTTGACCAAGATTGTAAACAACAATTAAAACAGGCCGATCTTTTCGAGTGGTTTAGCTAA
- a CDS encoding ABC transporter substrate-binding protein encodes MKYAALLIFVALLTLTFGCKTRDKNVPVVGFADAFEDATISQARDGFTDALAANGFSKEKHTVDIEYRNAQGSIPTLTQIINQFVSEKVDLIATCTTLSTVTAAQKTKAIPIVMMVSPTLARAHLLDASGKGPSNLFGAVEDLNYIDTSFSIIPKVLKPKSGKLVVGMIYNQSEPQSADALERIKGLASKMNVNIVALPLNSSADAQLVTQSLLSKNIDAFFANPDNTVFAAFETILKSCNAVNVPIFTSEAGLVKRGAVAAFGADIYQWGYQAGLQAAQYLKTRSMNGLKPEMVKIRKRVYNPAAAAKYNIKLPNNFQPVK; translated from the coding sequence ATGAAATACGCTGCCCTGCTTATATTTGTAGCCCTTCTTACGTTGACTTTCGGTTGTAAAACGCGCGACAAGAATGTTCCTGTTGTTGGCTTTGCCGATGCGTTCGAAGACGCGACTATATCTCAGGCCCGCGATGGTTTTACTGATGCACTTGCCGCTAACGGCTTTAGTAAAGAAAAGCATACTGTTGACATTGAGTACCGCAACGCACAGGGCAGCATACCTACACTTACCCAAATAATTAATCAGTTTGTATCAGAGAAAGTTGACCTTATTGCTACCTGCACAACACTTTCAACAGTTACAGCGGCGCAAAAAACGAAGGCTATCCCAATAGTAATGATGGTGTCACCGACATTGGCACGAGCCCACTTATTAGACGCTAGCGGGAAAGGCCCGTCAAATCTTTTCGGCGCGGTTGAAGATCTAAATTATATTGACACGTCGTTTTCGATTATTCCCAAAGTACTGAAGCCAAAATCTGGTAAGTTGGTGGTCGGTATGATCTACAACCAATCTGAGCCCCAATCTGCCGATGCGTTGGAACGAATTAAAGGCCTTGCCTCAAAAATGAATGTGAACATTGTTGCCTTGCCATTAAATAGCAGCGCAGATGCGCAATTGGTTACACAATCTTTGCTATCAAAAAATATTGACGCGTTTTTCGCTAACCCCGATAACACCGTATTCGCAGCGTTTGAAACCATTTTAAAAAGTTGCAACGCCGTTAACGTGCCTATTTTCACCAGTGAGGCAGGCTTAGTTAAGCGTGGGGCAGTAGCAGCCTTTGGTGCAGACATTTATCAGTGGGGGTACCAGGCAGGTCTGCAAGCTGCACAGTATCTTAAAACCCGGTCTATGAATGGCTTAAAGCCCGAGATGGTAAAGATTCGCAAAAGGGTTTACAATCCCGCTGCTGCCGCGAAGTATAACATAAAATTGCCAAATAATTTTCAGCCGGTTAAGTAA
- a CDS encoding amidohydrolase, which yields MGNLKITTFQGYLFWENTDKNLQNISLKLSSIREKTDLIILPEMFTTGFSMNAAELAETMDGKTISWMKETARKYDTVITGSVIISENGKYYNRLIWMRPDGSFETYDKKHLFTLAKEENTYTAGNKRLIVDLNGWRICPVVCYDLRFPVWLNNVDEVYDLLIVVANWPERRSHHWRSLITARAIENQAYVIGLNRVGHDGHEVYHSGDSSCIDPLGNVVYYKRDEEDLYTFTISLDEVEKTRQSLPFLKDADHFTLQ from the coding sequence ATGGGAAACTTAAAAATCACCACATTCCAGGGATATTTGTTTTGGGAAAACACAGATAAAAATTTACAAAATATAAGTCTTAAATTATCGAGCATCCGCGAAAAAACGGATCTGATCATTTTACCGGAAATGTTTACAACAGGGTTTTCTATGAATGCCGCAGAACTTGCCGAAACCATGGATGGTAAGACAATTAGCTGGATGAAAGAGACCGCCCGGAAATATGATACTGTTATAACTGGAAGTGTTATCATATCAGAAAACGGGAAATATTATAACCGGTTGATATGGATGCGGCCGGACGGAAGTTTTGAAACTTACGACAAGAAACACCTTTTTACGCTTGCTAAAGAGGAAAATACCTACACAGCAGGCAATAAACGGCTAATCGTTGATTTAAATGGCTGGAGGATATGTCCGGTTGTTTGTTATGATTTGCGCTTTCCTGTTTGGTTGAATAATGTAGATGAAGTTTATGATTTACTTATTGTTGTAGCCAACTGGCCCGAGCGCCGCTCGCACCACTGGCGCAGCCTCATCACAGCGCGGGCAATCGAAAATCAAGCATACGTTATTGGTTTAAATCGTGTCGGCCATGATGGACACGAAGTTTATCACTCTGGTGATTCCAGCTGTATAGACCCTCTTGGAAATGTAGTCTACTACAAGCGTGACGAAGAAGACCTTTATACTTTTACCATTAGTTTAGATGAGGTAGAAAAAACAAGGCAGTCACTTCCTTTTCTTAAAGACGCTGACCATTTTACTTTGCAGTAG
- a CDS encoding methionine aminotransferase has protein sequence MSSIVSKLPQTAVNIFSVMSALANEHKAINLSQGFPDYPCDPQLIKLVNKAMLAGHNQYAPMAGAVELRERIAEKADKLYNAAYNPDTEITVTAGGTEAIFTAITAVVNPNDEVIIFEPAYDCYAPAVKLAGGIVKSLQLHEPDYRIDWAMVRKLTTNKTRLIILNSPHNPTATILNEQDIKELTSLVKNTDIIILSDEVYEHLVFDGHKHLSMAAFRELKERSFVVASFGKLFHTTGWKIGYCMAPSQLMNEFKKVHQYNVFSVNTPMQIAAAEYLKDENHYLGLADFFQQKRDYFREALAATKFDLLPCSGSYFQSVTYRNVTDEKDSDFAVRLVKEFGVASIPISAFYSRAGNESVLRFCFAKKQETLDKAVERLLNL, from the coding sequence ATGTCATCCATAGTCTCTAAACTGCCCCAAACAGCGGTCAACATATTTTCTGTAATGTCGGCCCTTGCAAATGAACACAAGGCTATCAATCTTTCTCAGGGCTTCCCCGATTATCCATGCGATCCGCAACTGATCAAACTGGTTAATAAAGCTATGCTTGCCGGACATAATCAATATGCGCCAATGGCGGGTGCGGTTGAATTACGCGAACGCATAGCAGAGAAGGCTGATAAACTTTACAACGCTGCTTACAATCCCGACACGGAGATCACAGTTACAGCTGGCGGTACCGAGGCTATCTTTACAGCAATAACCGCGGTTGTAAATCCAAATGATGAGGTGATCATTTTTGAACCGGCTTATGACTGCTATGCCCCTGCCGTCAAGCTTGCCGGCGGCATTGTTAAGTCGCTGCAACTGCACGAACCCGATTATAGGATAGATTGGGCAATGGTGCGTAAGCTTACAACTAACAAAACAAGGCTAATCATCCTTAACTCGCCGCACAATCCTACAGCAACAATCTTAAATGAGCAGGACATTAAAGAACTGACATCGCTGGTTAAAAACACAGACATTATTATCTTGAGTGACGAGGTGTATGAACACCTGGTATTTGATGGGCACAAACACCTGAGCATGGCTGCGTTCCGGGAGCTAAAAGAACGCAGTTTTGTTGTGGCTTCCTTTGGGAAGTTGTTTCATACAACAGGCTGGAAAATAGGATATTGCATGGCACCTTCTCAACTGATGAATGAATTTAAAAAAGTACATCAGTACAACGTCTTCAGTGTGAACACGCCTATGCAGATCGCGGCTGCGGAATATTTAAAGGATGAGAACCATTATTTAGGGCTGGCTGATTTTTTTCAGCAAAAACGTGATTATTTTAGAGAAGCTTTAGCTGCAACTAAATTTGATCTGCTGCCATGCAGCGGTTCCTATTTCCAATCAGTCACATATAGAAACGTTACAGATGAAAAGGATAGTGATTTTGCCGTTCGCCTGGTTAAAGAATTTGGGGTTGCCTCGATACCTATATCTGCATTTTACTCGCGCGCAGGTAATGAATCTGTGTTGAGGTTTTGCTTTGCGAAAAAGCAAGAAACGCTTGATAAAGCCGTTGAGAGATTATTAAATTTATAA